AAATCTCAAACTTTCAGACCGCCGCTTTCGCGTATGTGCCAATCTCTTTGACCAGTTCGTCAACTATCTGAGACTCTTTGAACGAGCGAACCAGTTTGCCGTTTTTGTAGAGCATTCCCTTGCCCCTGCCGCCCGCAATGCCGATGTCCGCATCCCCCGCCTCGCCGGGCCCGTTGACCACGCAACCTAAAATGGCAACCTTTACCGGCTTTTTCAAATCCATTGCTCCGGTGCGCTTCTCCACGTCATTCACCAGTTTCATAAGGTCTATTTCAAGCCGCCCGCAACCGGGGCACGATATGATTTCAACGCCGCTTTTTCTCATCCCGACGGATTTGAGAATGCTGTCGCCCACCGCCACCTCTTCAGCGGGGTCGCCCGTGAGCGAGACCCGTATTGTGTCTCCGATGCCGCGCGCGAGCAGCGCTCCTATTCCCACGGCGGATTTTACCGTTCCCGTCTTCACCGTTCCGGCCTCGGTAACTCCGAGGTGCAGGGGGTAGTCGGTCTGCCGCGCGATTGCCTCATACGCCTCTATCATCCGCACAACATCGGTTGACTTCACCGAGATTTTGATGTCGCGGAAATCAAGGTCTTCAAGAATTGCCGCGTGCCGGAGCGCGCTTTCCACAAGGGCAGCCGCGGTGGGCGAGCCGTGTTTTTTGAGTATGTCTTTTTCAAGCGAGCCGGAGTTAACGCCGATTCTTATGGGGATTCCCCTGTCCGCGCACGCGTCCGCAACCTGTTTGATCTTCGGCTTTGAGCCGATGTTTCCGGGGTTGATTCTCATTGCGTCAACGCCGGCGTTTATTGCCGTGAGCGCAAGTTTGTAGTCAAAGTGAATGTCTGAAACGAGCGGGATTGATGTCCGTTTTTTGATTTCACCGAGCGCGCGGGCGGCGTCTTCATCGGGAACGGCAAGGCGCACAATGTCGCAACCGGCATCTTCCAGACGCCTGATTTCAGCGACCGTTGCCGCCACGTCCCGCGTGTCGGTCTTGGTCATGGATTGAACGGAAACGGGAGCGCCGCCGCCCACCTCAACTTTTCCTATCCTGATTTTTCGGGAAATTCTGCGCAAATTGTCAGACAAATTAGTTTATGGGCGCGAGGGTGTCAAGCGCGGTAAAGGTCGTCCCTCAGGTAGCGGGGGGAAAAAGAGGAGGCGGTTTCGGTCTTCCCCAGTTTCAGAAGCCTTGTTCCCAGAGCCGCGCAGACGGACGCCTCCGCCCGCAGAACGGTGAACACGGGAGAGGGCGGTTTGGCGGCGGCCCCCCGCCCTCCGGACTCCTGAAGCGCCGCCATGAAGCCGTCTGTTCCCGCCTCCGCCTTTAATTTCGCCGCAATCGCGGCAAGTTCGCCCGCAGTCGCAAGCGCGTCTTCGGACACCCTCTTGAGGGTTTCGCCCCGCTTTTCAAACCGCGCCCAGAAAAACAGGCCGCTCCTTGCGTCTATCGCCGCGCAAACCGAGCACGGGGCGGGGCAGTCCGCTCCCGCCGCGAGGATTTCAAGCGAGGGGACGGGCGCGATTGGAATGTCCAGCGCAAACGCAAACGCCTTTGCCGCCGCCGCGCCCACCTTGAGGGATGTGAAAAACCCCGGTCCCGCCGAGACCGCCACAAGACCTACGGCGCTTTTCGGGGTTGATGTTTCCGCGAGGATTTCGTCCACCGATGAGGCGAGTTCCTCGGCGTTTCTTGTCAGGCGGCGGGCGACGAGGGTTTTTTCCCCGTCCGCAATCGCCACATTTCCGCAGGGGGTTGACGACTCAATCGCCAGAACTTTCATCAGGAGTCTTTGACGCCGGCTTTTTTCAGTATCGCCTTTCTGATTTCGCGGGCGACCGGCAGGTTTTCCGCCAGAAACTCAATGGCTTTCTGTTTTCCCTGCCCTATGTTTTTGCCGCCGTATGAGAAAAACGCGCCTTTCTGCTCAACAATGCCGTATTGAGAGCCGATGTCCAGAAGTTCGCCGAACTTGGATATGCCCTTGCCGTAAACGATTTCCACCTCGGACGCTCTCCACGGCGGGGCGACCTTGTTTTTGACCACGCGCACCCGCGCCCTTATGCCCGTTG
This genomic interval from Candidatus Dadabacteria bacterium contains the following:
- the ispG gene encoding flavodoxin-dependent (E)-4-hydroxy-3-methylbut-2-enyl-diphosphate synthase — protein: MSDNLRRISRKIRIGKVEVGGGAPVSVQSMTKTDTRDVAATVAEIRRLEDAGCDIVRLAVPDEDAARALGEIKKRTSIPLVSDIHFDYKLALTAINAGVDAMRINPGNIGSKPKIKQVADACADRGIPIRIGVNSGSLEKDILKKHGSPTAAALVESALRHAAILEDLDFRDIKISVKSTDVVRMIEAYEAIARQTDYPLHLGVTEAGTVKTGTVKSAVGIGALLARGIGDTIRVSLTGDPAEEVAVGDSILKSVGMRKSGVEIISCPGCGRLEIDLMKLVNDVEKRTGAMDLKKPVKVAILGCVVNGPGEAGDADIGIAGGRGKGMLYKNGKLVRSFKESQIVDELVKEIGTYAKAAV
- the tsaB gene encoding tRNA (adenosine(37)-N6)-threonylcarbamoyltransferase complex dimerization subunit type 1 TsaB produces the protein MKVLAIESSTPCGNVAIADGEKTLVARRLTRNAEELASSVDEILAETSTPKSAVGLVAVSAGPGFFTSLKVGAAAAKAFAFALDIPIAPVPSLEILAAGADCPAPCSVCAAIDARSGLFFWARFEKRGETLKRVSEDALATAGELAAIAAKLKAEAGTDGFMAALQESGGRGAAAKPPSPVFTVLRAEASVCAALGTRLLKLGKTETASSFSPRYLRDDLYRA